In one Chlamydia sp. BM-2023 genomic region, the following are encoded:
- the tkt gene encoding transketolase, which produces MMNREVDIDILEKISGTLKQLSIEIIQKAGSGHPGLPLGCAELAAYLYSYVLRHNPKDPLWIDRDRFVLSAGHGSALLYACLHLAGYDVSLEDLQQFRQLHSRTPGHPEFGETEGVEATTGPLGQGIGNAVGMALSMKMLGVRFNQPEHEIFNGKVYCLAGDGCMMEGVSHEACSFAGTLGLDNLVVIYDYNNIVLDGFLGEVSSEDVKKRFESYGWEVVEVDGYDFAAIHETFSKIKQSQQRPTLIVAHTIIGHGSPKEGSHKAHGSPLGEAGIEQTKRFWHLPDEKFFISPAVKTFFSHKLQEDRKLQEEWQDNFRVWSRQFPDLHQEFLSLKSPVSSDKLETILEGVEMPEAIAGRAASNKVIQSLAKQIPSLIGGSADLSSSDGTWIEDAKDINSHDFSGRNIKYGVREFGMGTIMNGLAYSQVFRPFGGTFLVFSDYLRNAIRLAALAKLPVVYQFTHDSIFVGEDGPTHQPIEQIMSLRAIPGLQVIRPGDAHEVKGAWHAALRYMGPSALILSRQNLPTLSQTNRAFEDGVGRGAYIVLKETQGTPDYTLFATGSELHLALAVAQELIYLDKNVRVVSFPCWELFEQQDFEYRESVVGGDLGIRVSIEAGSALGWYKYIGSNGLAIAMDRFGYSGAPADVAEACGFTADYIVQRILSQ; this is translated from the coding sequence ATGATGAACAGAGAGGTAGATATCGATATCTTGGAAAAGATATCAGGAACTCTAAAACAGTTAAGTATAGAAATCATTCAGAAGGCAGGTTCTGGTCATCCAGGATTGCCTCTAGGTTGTGCTGAACTAGCCGCCTATCTATATAGCTATGTTTTGAGACACAATCCAAAAGATCCTTTATGGATAGATAGAGATAGGTTTGTTTTATCTGCAGGTCATGGATCAGCTTTGTTATACGCCTGTTTACATCTTGCGGGATATGATGTGTCTCTAGAAGATTTACAGCAATTTCGTCAATTGCACTCACGTACCCCTGGTCACCCAGAGTTCGGCGAAACAGAAGGTGTTGAAGCTACCACAGGACCCCTAGGACAGGGAATCGGTAATGCCGTCGGTATGGCCCTATCTATGAAAATGTTAGGAGTGCGATTTAATCAGCCAGAACATGAAATTTTTAACGGCAAGGTATATTGCCTAGCAGGTGATGGCTGCATGATGGAAGGGGTTAGCCACGAAGCCTGTAGCTTCGCAGGGACCTTAGGTTTAGATAATCTTGTGGTTATATATGACTATAATAATATCGTTTTGGACGGCTTTTTAGGAGAAGTAAGCTCAGAAGATGTGAAAAAACGTTTTGAGTCTTACGGTTGGGAGGTTGTAGAAGTAGATGGTTACGATTTTGCAGCTATTCACGAAACTTTTTCAAAAATAAAACAATCTCAACAAAGACCAACATTGATAGTAGCACACACTATTATAGGCCACGGCTCGCCAAAAGAAGGCAGTCATAAGGCTCATGGTTCTCCTTTAGGTGAGGCTGGAATCGAGCAGACAAAACGTTTCTGGCATCTTCCTGATGAGAAATTCTTTATTTCTCCTGCCGTTAAAACTTTCTTTTCTCATAAATTACAAGAAGATCGCAAATTACAAGAAGAATGGCAGGATAATTTCCGCGTATGGTCACGACAATTCCCCGATTTGCATCAGGAGTTTCTCTCATTAAAATCTCCGGTATCTTCAGATAAGCTAGAAACCATACTCGAAGGCGTGGAAATGCCCGAAGCTATAGCTGGTCGTGCTGCATCAAATAAAGTAATTCAAAGTTTAGCAAAACAGATCCCCTCTCTTATTGGAGGGTCGGCAGATTTATCAAGTTCTGATGGAACATGGATAGAAGATGCTAAAGACATTAATAGCCATGATTTTTCAGGAAGAAATATTAAATATGGCGTTCGAGAATTTGGTATGGGAACCATTATGAATGGTTTAGCCTATTCTCAAGTGTTTCGACCTTTTGGCGGAACGTTTTTAGTTTTTTCTGATTATTTAAGAAATGCTATTCGCTTGGCAGCATTAGCGAAATTACCCGTGGTTTATCAATTTACACATGATTCTATTTTCGTTGGTGAGGATGGCCCTACACATCAGCCTATCGAGCAGATTATGTCGTTAAGAGCTATTCCAGGTTTGCAAGTTATTCGCCCTGGAGATGCCCATGAAGTTAAAGGTGCTTGGCATGCAGCTTTGCGTTATATGGGACCCTCAGCATTAATTCTTTCTCGTCAGAATCTTCCAACGTTATCACAAACAAATAGAGCATTTGAAGATGGCGTAGGACGAGGAGCCTATATTGTTCTAAAAGAAACCCAAGGAACTCCCGATTATACTTTATTTGCTACAGGATCGGAGTTGCATTTAGCCCTAGCAGTAGCTCAAGAGCTAATCTATTTAGATAAAAATGTTCGTGTAGTTTCTTTTCCATGTTGGGAATTGTTTGAACAGCAAGATTTCGAATATCGAGAAAGTGTAGTCGGTGGGGATCTAGGTATTCGAGTATCCATAGAAGCAGGATCTGCATTAGGATGGTATAAATATATCGGTTCTAATGGTCTTGCTATTGCTATGGACAGATTTGGTTATTCGGGAGCTCCTGCTGATGTTGCAGAAGCATGTGGTTTTACCGCAGACTATATTGTCCAAAGGATACTTTCTCAATAA
- the alaS gene encoding alanine--tRNA ligase: protein MLSNTLRSNFLKFYANRHHTIVPSSPVFPHNDPSILFTNAGMNQFKDIFLNKETVSYSRATTSQKCIRAGGKHNDLDNVGHTSRHLTFFEMLGNFSFGDYFKAQAIAFAWEVSLSVFNFDPEQIYATVHEKDDEAFALWEQHLPSERIFRLTDKDNFWSMAETGPCGYCSELLFDRGEKFGTAASPLEDTEGERFLEYWNLVFMEFNRTAEGSLLSLPNKHVDTGAGLERLVSIISGTDTVFEADVLRLLISRTETLAGKTYQPEEPLGAAFRVIADHVRSLSFAIADGLLPGNTERGYVLRKILRRSVNYGKRLGFNKPFLADIVPALVEAMGEAYPELRLCLSQIQEVVTVEEENYFKSLHRGGNLLQQVLKSSSSSSIISGEDAFKLKDTYGLPVDEIALLAKDYDFSIDMNTFYRLEEEAKERSRKSMVKSSNSSDEVYDSLSLGENSEFIGYTTLSCDTFIEGILRDGKQVSSLNEKEKGALILKTTPFYAEKGGQVGDSGEIFCSDGTFVVTHTTSPKSGIIIHHGEVSQGNLSQSLAVTAQVNCARRTKIGSNHTGCHLLHKALEMTLGDHVRQAGSYVDDSKIRLDFTHPKAIAPEDLASIELLVNEKIRENHRVETREAMYSDVMNSKEIKQFFGDKYSDVVRVVSAGFSHELCGGTHAEYTGDLGYFRIVKEHAVATGIRRIEAVTGKEAELLAHQDQEDLSEIALILQSPRDQILNKLQNVLEEKKEQGKLISELETKLINSQLDKLIDQCQQVDDVSYLVHHLAESESHRLQQYANCLHQRLSKRLISLWITQKNGKHIIFSRISDDLVKQGLQAKDLLEMLLTPCGGRWGGKDIFAQGSADTLPQTDALNKTLWQWISTQLI, encoded by the coding sequence ATGTTAAGTAATACCCTTCGCTCTAATTTTTTAAAATTCTACGCTAATCGCCACCATACTATTGTTCCTTCCTCACCAGTCTTCCCTCATAACGATCCCTCCATTTTGTTTACCAACGCAGGGATGAATCAGTTCAAGGATATTTTTTTAAACAAGGAAACAGTGAGCTATTCGCGAGCTACAACCTCGCAAAAATGTATTCGCGCTGGAGGCAAGCATAACGACCTGGATAATGTGGGTCATACCTCGCGTCACCTAACTTTTTTTGAAATGTTAGGTAATTTTTCCTTCGGTGATTATTTTAAAGCGCAGGCAATTGCTTTTGCTTGGGAAGTCTCTTTATCTGTTTTCAATTTTGATCCTGAGCAAATTTATGCAACCGTTCATGAAAAAGATGATGAAGCCTTTGCTCTCTGGGAACAACATCTTCCTTCCGAGCGTATTTTCCGACTAACTGATAAAGATAATTTCTGGAGTATGGCTGAAACAGGCCCTTGTGGTTATTGTTCAGAACTTCTTTTTGACCGTGGAGAAAAGTTTGGCACAGCGGCTTCTCCTTTAGAAGATACGGAAGGCGAGCGTTTCTTAGAATATTGGAACCTTGTGTTTATGGAGTTTAATCGCACAGCAGAGGGTTCACTATTATCTTTGCCAAACAAGCATGTGGATACAGGCGCGGGTTTAGAGCGTTTAGTCTCTATCATTTCAGGAACAGATACGGTTTTTGAAGCGGATGTTTTACGTTTGTTAATCTCTCGCACAGAAACCCTAGCAGGAAAAACTTACCAACCTGAAGAGCCTTTGGGAGCTGCCTTTAGAGTAATTGCTGATCACGTACGTTCTTTATCTTTTGCTATTGCTGATGGTCTACTCCCAGGAAATACAGAACGAGGATACGTATTAAGAAAAATTTTACGCAGATCTGTAAACTATGGGAAACGTCTAGGATTTAATAAACCATTTCTAGCAGACATTGTTCCTGCTTTAGTTGAGGCTATGGGAGAAGCTTATCCTGAATTACGCTTATGTTTATCTCAAATTCAAGAAGTGGTGACTGTTGAAGAAGAAAATTACTTTAAGTCTCTGCATCGAGGTGGAAATTTATTACAACAGGTATTGAAGTCTTCATCTTCCTCTTCGATCATTTCTGGAGAAGATGCCTTTAAATTAAAAGACACCTATGGCTTACCTGTTGATGAAATTGCTTTATTAGCTAAAGACTATGATTTCTCAATCGATATGAATACTTTTTATCGTTTAGAGGAAGAAGCTAAAGAGCGTTCTAGAAAGAGTATGGTTAAATCCTCTAATTCTTCTGATGAAGTCTACGACTCGTTATCTTTAGGAGAAAATTCAGAATTTATTGGTTATACCACATTATCTTGTGACACATTTATAGAAGGTATATTAAGAGATGGTAAACAGGTCTCTTCTCTTAACGAAAAAGAAAAGGGAGCTTTGATTTTAAAAACCACTCCTTTCTATGCAGAAAAGGGAGGCCAGGTCGGAGATTCTGGAGAAATTTTTTGTTCTGATGGGACATTTGTTGTCACACATACAACATCTCCAAAATCAGGAATCATTATTCACCATGGAGAAGTATCCCAAGGGAATCTTTCTCAATCGTTAGCGGTAACTGCACAAGTCAATTGTGCACGTAGAACAAAAATAGGAAGCAATCATACGGGATGTCACCTCTTACATAAAGCTTTAGAAATGACTCTTGGAGATCATGTTCGTCAGGCGGGTTCTTATGTTGATGATTCTAAAATTCGTTTAGACTTTACCCATCCAAAGGCTATAGCTCCTGAAGATTTAGCTTCTATTGAGCTTTTAGTTAATGAAAAGATCCGAGAAAACCATCGTGTAGAAACCCGCGAGGCTATGTATTCTGACGTTATGAATTCCAAAGAAATAAAACAATTTTTTGGAGATAAGTATAGTGACGTTGTTCGTGTAGTTTCTGCAGGATTTTCTCATGAATTATGTGGTGGGACTCATGCGGAATACACTGGAGATCTTGGTTATTTCCGTATTGTTAAAGAGCATGCTGTAGCTACAGGAATACGCCGTATAGAAGCCGTAACAGGAAAAGAGGCTGAACTTCTTGCTCATCAAGATCAGGAAGATCTCAGTGAAATAGCTCTTATTTTACAATCCCCTCGCGATCAGATTCTCAACAAATTACAAAACGTATTAGAAGAGAAAAAAGAACAAGGTAAATTGATCTCTGAATTAGAAACCAAGCTGATTAATTCTCAGCTAGATAAACTCATAGATCAATGCCAACAAGTTGATGATGTTTCTTATTTGGTGCATCACTTAGCTGAATCAGAAAGTCATCGTTTGCAGCAATATGCTAATTGCCTACATCAAAGGCTATCAAAACGTTTGATTTCCCTATGGATTACTCAAAAGAACGGGAAACACATTATCTTTTCTAGAATCTCTGATGATCTTGTTAAACAAGGATTACAGGCTAAAGATCTTTTAGAAATGCTACTTACACCTTGTGGTGGTCGCTGGGGAGGAAAAGATATATTTGCACAAGGTAGTGCCGATACCCTCCCACAAACAGACGCATTAAATAAAACTTTATGGCAATGGATTTCGACCCAGTTAATTTAA